The following proteins are co-located in the Rheinheimera salexigens genome:
- a CDS encoding 1-acyl-sn-glycerol-3-phosphate acyltransferase: protein MSEHDLFADIRPYNDNEVAPAINRLIADEEFIQAILHYRFPHMPGIIGSVAAPILRFILKRKLAKLNSVNAVQRQVATFMDKMIETTSKKITVSGLEQLDPKQSYLFLSNHRDIAMDPALVNWCLHQHGFETVRIAIGDNLLRKPCATELMKLNKSFIVKRGAKGPREMLKNFSQLSAYIKHSLDDNHSIWIAQKEGRAKDGNDVTDPAILKMFYINGKKQGVDFATYMAELNIVPVCLSYEYDPCDADKIKELWQKKTQGHYQKSEFEDIDSIIKGIVGFKGRIHVAFTAPLTTIPAEADEVAQLIDQQIWQNYQLFPINYLAAGIEHASIDETAADQWQRRLSAVPEGAHDLLTQLYAAPVVKKTLGYNKQ from the coding sequence GTGTCTGAACACGATCTTTTTGCCGATATTCGGCCATATAATGACAACGAAGTTGCGCCGGCTATTAATCGTTTAATTGCAGATGAAGAATTTATCCAGGCTATTTTACATTATCGCTTTCCCCATATGCCGGGCATTATTGGTAGTGTAGCTGCCCCTATACTGCGGTTTATTTTAAAGCGCAAATTAGCCAAGTTAAACTCGGTTAATGCTGTACAGCGCCAAGTTGCCACTTTTATGGATAAAATGATTGAGACCACCAGTAAAAAAATTACGGTCTCAGGCTTAGAGCAATTGGATCCTAAGCAAAGTTATTTATTTTTATCCAATCACCGTGATATCGCAATGGATCCAGCCTTGGTTAATTGGTGTTTGCACCAACATGGCTTTGAAACCGTACGCATTGCGATAGGTGATAATTTATTACGTAAACCTTGTGCAACTGAGCTGATGAAGCTGAATAAAAGCTTTATTGTTAAACGTGGTGCTAAAGGTCCACGTGAAATGTTGAAAAACTTTTCCCAATTATCAGCCTACATAAAACATTCGTTAGATGACAACCACTCCATTTGGATTGCGCAAAAAGAAGGCCGCGCTAAAGACGGTAATGATGTTACTGATCCGGCCATTTTAAAAATGTTTTACATCAACGGTAAAAAGCAGGGCGTCGATTTTGCGACTTATATGGCTGAGCTAAATATCGTGCCGGTGTGCTTATCTTATGAATATGACCCTTGTGATGCCGATAAAATTAAAGAGTTATGGCAAAAGAAAACCCAAGGCCATTATCAAAAATCTGAATTTGAAGACATTGATAGTATTATTAAGGGCATTGTCGGTTTTAAAGGACGTATTCACGTCGCTTTTACTGCGCCATTAACTACCATCCCTGCTGAAGCAGATGAAGTTGCCCAGTTAATTGATCAGCAAATTTGGCAAAATTATCAACTATTCCCGATTAATTATTTAGCCGCAGGCATAGAGCATGCGTCTATCGATGAAACGGCTGCGGATCAGTGGCAAAGGCGTTTATCTGCAGTGCCAGAGGGCGCCCATGATTTATTAACTCAATTATATGCTGCGCCTGTGGTTAAAAAAACACTAGGCTACAATAAGCAGTAG
- a CDS encoding replication-associated recombination protein A, giving the protein MRPLSLDFADDFRPLAARMRPTNLTEYAGQQHLVGEGTALRKAIMAGRVFSVILWGPPGTGKTTLAEVIAAHADASIIKLSAVTSGIKDIRDAITEAQQRQQQQQQRTLLFVDEVHRFNKSQQDAFLPFIEDGTIIFIGATTENPSFALNNAILSRARVCVLKSLTEADLRQVLQQALTDKERGLGLENIQLTADAEQLLLRLADGDARKLLNLLEQAAELTTNENGTDSSSDTSTKTIEFETFKNLMPRQLPGFDNQGDLFYDLISAYHKSVRGSDPDAALYWYCRILAGGGDPLYVARRLLAIASEDIGTADPRALTLAINAWDTFERVGPSEGERAIAQATVYMALAPKSNAVYMAFNELKQLVADTPAYEVPLHLRNAPTKLMRELGFGEGYRYAHNEPGAYAAGERYLPEQLADNQFYQPSNRGMEKQLAEKLAYLRQLDQQSPKKRNT; this is encoded by the coding sequence ATGAGACCTTTATCTTTAGATTTTGCCGATGATTTTCGTCCCTTAGCGGCGCGAATGCGGCCGACAAACTTAACGGAATATGCAGGGCAACAACATCTTGTAGGCGAGGGCACGGCTTTACGTAAAGCAATTATGGCCGGCAGAGTGTTTTCGGTTATTTTATGGGGGCCACCAGGCACCGGTAAAACCACCTTAGCTGAAGTAATCGCCGCGCACGCTGATGCCAGTATTATAAAACTTTCTGCCGTGACATCCGGTATTAAAGATATTCGTGACGCCATTACCGAAGCCCAACAACGACAACAGCAGCAACAGCAGCGCACCTTATTGTTTGTTGATGAAGTGCATCGTTTTAATAAAAGCCAACAAGATGCTTTTTTACCGTTTATTGAAGATGGCACCATTATTTTTATTGGCGCTACTACTGAGAACCCGTCATTTGCGCTAAATAACGCTATTTTATCCCGTGCCAGAGTCTGTGTACTTAAATCGCTAACTGAAGCAGATTTACGCCAAGTATTACAACAAGCCTTAACGGATAAAGAGCGCGGTTTAGGTCTTGAAAATATTCAACTGACGGCTGATGCCGAACAGCTATTGCTGCGACTGGCCGATGGTGATGCGCGTAAGTTGCTTAATTTATTAGAACAAGCAGCAGAATTAACGACCAATGAAAATGGTACTGATAGCAGTTCTGATACTAGTACTAAGACCATCGAGTTTGAAACCTTTAAAAATTTAATGCCGCGCCAGTTACCGGGATTTGATAACCAAGGTGACTTATTTTATGATCTTATTTCGGCTTACCATAAGTCGGTGCGCGGCTCAGATCCAGATGCAGCCTTATATTGGTATTGTCGTATTTTAGCTGGCGGCGGTGATCCGTTATATGTAGCCAGGCGCTTACTGGCTATTGCCAGCGAAGATATTGGCACTGCTGATCCAAGGGCGTTAACCTTAGCTATTAATGCTTGGGATACGTTTGAGCGGGTTGGGCCTTCTGAAGGTGAGCGGGCTATTGCTCAAGCCACGGTATATATGGCATTAGCACCAAAAAGCAATGCAGTATATATGGCATTTAATGAATTAAAACAGCTTGTTGCAGACACACCTGCTTACGAAGTGCCTTTGCATTTACGTAATGCACCCACTAAGTTAATGCGCGAGTTAGGCTTTGGTGAAGGTTATCGTTATGCCCATAACGAGCCCGGTGCGTATGCAGCCGGTGAACGTTATTTACCAGAGCAATTGGCCGATAACCAATTTTATCAGCCGAGCAATCGCGGTATGGAAAAACAACTGGCAGAAAAGCTAGCTTATTTACGCCAGCTGGATCAACAAAGCCCAAAGAAGAGAAATACCTGA
- the ald gene encoding alanine dehydrogenase: MIIGVPKEIKNHEYRVGLTPASVRELVTNKHTIIVESTAGIGIGLTDEDYITAGASVVNTAAEVFAQAEMIIKVKEPLAAERAMLRQGQILFTFLHLAPDLAQTEDLIKSKAICIAYETVTDSKGGLPLLAPMSEVAGRMAIQAGARALEKSSGGSGMLLGGVPGVKPAKVVIIGGGMVGTNAAQMAIGLGADVTVLDRCVDVLRRINAQFNGAVKVIYSTVDTLEQEVLAADLVIGSILVAGAAAPKLVSADQIKRMKPGSAIVDVAIDQGGCIATSKPTTHADPTFIVDDVVHYCVANMPGAVPRTSTFALNNATLPFILRIANKGYKAALLADSHLMNGLNVINGQVTNQSVAEALGFAYVESTTALNA; encoded by the coding sequence ATGATAATAGGTGTACCAAAAGAAATTAAAAACCATGAATACCGAGTAGGTTTAACCCCTGCGAGTGTGCGTGAACTTGTTACCAACAAACACACTATTATCGTTGAAAGCACTGCTGGTATCGGCATTGGTTTAACTGATGAAGACTATATTACAGCCGGTGCTAGTGTTGTTAACACTGCCGCTGAAGTTTTTGCTCAAGCCGAGATGATTATCAAAGTAAAAGAGCCTTTAGCTGCTGAACGTGCCATGCTTCGCCAAGGTCAAATATTGTTTACTTTTTTACATTTAGCCCCTGATCTAGCCCAAACCGAAGATTTAATAAAATCTAAAGCCATTTGTATTGCCTATGAAACCGTTACCGATAGTAAAGGTGGCCTGCCCTTATTAGCACCTATGTCAGAAGTTGCTGGCCGAATGGCGATCCAAGCTGGTGCGCGAGCGTTAGAAAAATCTTCAGGCGGCAGCGGCATGTTATTAGGCGGTGTGCCTGGGGTTAAACCGGCTAAAGTTGTTATCATTGGCGGTGGTATGGTGGGAACAAACGCCGCGCAAATGGCAATAGGATTAGGTGCAGACGTCACGGTACTGGACCGCTGTGTTGATGTGTTACGTCGTATTAACGCCCAGTTTAATGGTGCCGTTAAGGTTATCTACTCTACTGTTGATACCCTAGAGCAAGAAGTACTGGCAGCCGACTTAGTAATTGGCAGCATATTAGTCGCTGGGGCAGCCGCGCCAAAGCTAGTGTCTGCAGATCAAATTAAACGCATGAAACCCGGTTCAGCTATTGTTGATGTCGCTATTGATCAAGGTGGCTGTATTGCCACTTCAAAACCGACCACCCACGCTGACCCTACCTTTATTGTTGATGACGTTGTGCATTATTGCGTAGCAAATATGCCAGGGGCTGTGCCTCGCACCTCTACTTTTGCTTTAAATAATGCCACTTTACCTTTTATTCTGCGCATTGCTAATAAAGGCTATAAAGCAGCGCTATTAGCGGATAGTCATTTAATGAATGGCTTAAATGTCATAAATGGCCAAGTAACTAACCAAAGTGTTGCTGAAGCACTAGGTTTTGCATATGTTGAGTCTACAACAGCCTTAAATGCTTAA
- the serS gene encoding serine--tRNA ligase — protein MLDPKYLRTDLDQTAARLAQRGFTLDVTRLTELEASRKLLQVETQDLQSLRNSKSKGIGQAKARGEDITALLAEVDGLGEKLEAAKQQLDVVLAEVEQIALSVPNLADELVPVGADENDNQEVSRVGTPREFTFAVQDHVALGEALDKGLDFESAVKLTGSRFVVMRGKVARLHRALSQFMLDLHTEQHGYTELYVPYLVNHDSLYGTGQLPKFGGDLFHTQPATEEGQGLALIPTAEVPMTNLARDHIFDAAELPVKYTAHTPCFRSEAGSYGRDTRGLIRQHQFDKVELVQMVQPEHSMQALEQLTGHAETVLQLLELPYRKMLLCTGDMGFGSAKTYDLEVWLPAQQAYREISSCSNMTDFQARRMQARYRSTDMKKPELIHTLNGSGLAVGRTLVAILENYQQQDGSVLIPDVLKPYMGGVERIG, from the coding sequence ATGCTTGATCCAAAATACTTACGTACAGATTTAGACCAAACCGCCGCGCGTTTAGCTCAACGTGGCTTTACCCTTGATGTTACTCGCTTAACCGAGCTAGAAGCATCACGTAAATTACTGCAAGTGGAAACACAAGATTTACAGAGCCTGCGTAACAGTAAATCTAAGGGTATTGGCCAAGCAAAAGCCCGCGGTGAAGATATTACTGCCTTACTGGCTGAAGTAGATGGCTTAGGTGAAAAGCTAGAAGCAGCAAAACAGCAACTAGATGTGGTGTTAGCTGAAGTAGAGCAAATAGCGTTAAGCGTACCTAATTTAGCCGATGAGTTAGTTCCTGTAGGCGCGGATGAAAACGACAATCAAGAAGTTAGCCGTGTTGGTACGCCGCGCGAATTTACTTTTGCCGTGCAAGATCATGTCGCTTTAGGTGAAGCTTTAGATAAAGGTTTAGATTTTGAAAGTGCCGTTAAATTAACCGGCTCTCGGTTTGTGGTTATGCGCGGTAAAGTGGCGCGTTTACATCGGGCTTTAAGCCAGTTTATGCTGGATTTGCATACTGAGCAGCATGGTTATACTGAGTTATATGTGCCGTATTTAGTAAACCACGATAGCCTATATGGCACCGGCCAATTGCCTAAATTTGGTGGTGATTTATTTCATACCCAACCAGCGACTGAAGAAGGCCAAGGTTTAGCGTTAATTCCAACCGCTGAAGTCCCGATGACCAACTTAGCGCGAGATCATATCTTTGATGCCGCTGAATTGCCGGTTAAATACACTGCACACACGCCGTGTTTTAGAAGTGAAGCGGGCTCTTATGGTCGTGATACGCGTGGTTTAATTCGTCAGCACCAGTTTGATAAAGTTGAATTAGTGCAAATGGTACAGCCTGAGCATTCAATGCAAGCGTTAGAGCAGTTAACTGGCCATGCCGAAACCGTTTTACAGCTATTAGAATTACCATATCGAAAAATGCTGTTATGTACCGGCGACATGGGCTTTGGCTCAGCAAAAACCTATGATTTAGAAGTGTGGTTACCAGCGCAACAAGCCTATCGTGAAATTTCATCATGTAGCAATATGACAGACTTTCAAGCACGGCGTATGCAAGCACGCTATCGCAGCACTGATATGAAAAAGCCTGAGCTTATTCATACCTTAAATGGCTCTGGCTTAGCGGTAGGCCGTACCTTAGTTGCTATTCTTGAGAACTATCAACAGCAAGATGGCTCTGTGCTTATTCCTGATGTATTAAAGCCTTATATGGGTGGTGTCGAGCGTATTGGTTAA
- a CDS encoding DMT family transporter → MLWIPFTLLAAFMQAWRNAFQKQLSLDVGVIGVTLARFIWASPLAALYLWGLYQWQPVAMPKFTGSVIGFIVAAALAQILATALMVRLFKLKNYAIGAGLAKSEAVLAAILGVLFFSEALNLLGWLGVALGGCAVFLLSGSSLRKLSMPVLLLGLGSGLAFALTSLWVRQASLVLDLPFPHGAAWVLLMVILLQTILLVLYLVVKDRITLQALWQRPKLTLLVSVCSCVGSIGWFTAMSLESVALVKTLGQVEVLFMLLISTFIFKEKLKQTDHLGLALIVLAAIAVMWA, encoded by the coding sequence ATGCTGTGGATCCCGTTTACGTTGCTAGCTGCTTTTATGCAGGCTTGGCGCAATGCGTTTCAAAAGCAGTTAAGCCTTGATGTCGGTGTTATTGGCGTTACGCTGGCGCGTTTTATTTGGGCTTCGCCGCTGGCGGCGCTGTATTTATGGGGGCTGTATCAGTGGCAGCCGGTGGCTATGCCAAAGTTTACGGGCAGTGTTATTGGTTTTATTGTTGCGGCAGCGCTGGCGCAAATACTAGCCACAGCATTGATGGTAAGGCTATTTAAACTCAAAAATTATGCTATTGGTGCTGGCTTAGCTAAAAGTGAAGCGGTGTTGGCCGCCATACTGGGGGTGCTGTTTTTTAGCGAAGCATTAAATTTATTAGGCTGGTTGGGCGTGGCGCTAGGTGGCTGCGCGGTGTTTTTACTCAGTGGCTCTAGTTTGCGTAAGTTGTCTATGCCTGTGTTGCTGTTAGGCTTAGGCAGTGGGCTAGCGTTTGCATTAACCTCGTTGTGGGTGCGCCAAGCTAGTTTAGTATTAGATTTACCGTTTCCGCATGGTGCCGCTTGGGTGCTGCTAATGGTGATATTGCTACAAACCATTTTGTTGGTGCTGTATTTAGTGGTAAAAGATCGCATAACATTGCAGGCCTTATGGCAGCGGCCTAAATTAACCTTGTTAGTGAGTGTGTGTAGCTGTGTTGGCTCTATAGGTTGGTTTACCGCGATGAGCTTAGAATCTGTAGCACTGGTAAAAACCTTAGGTCAGGTAGAAGTATTGTTTATGCTGCTAATTTCGACCTTTATATTTAAAGAGAAATTGAAGCAAACTGATCATCTAGGCTTGGCATTAATTGTGTTAGCGGCGATAGCGGTAATGTGGGCTTAA
- a CDS encoding DNA translocase FtsK, translated as MQNRVYFPLNGVQRLLEVGLILFSGLALFLLLALLSFDPADPSWSQTGYQSTVHNYTGPIGAWIADLLLFSFGWIAYLVPFMVAGAGFLLFKRFHNLLQLDYLILGLRLIGIVLTLVSATAISSLNFNDIFYFSSGGVVGDVVSSSLMPHLNFIGTSLLLLCGFATGLTFMTGISWLTVADALGAMCFAAFTLVMSLPQRWRDGGEDDYDPFAETEADAEPRKVAAANNQPRVAAQVPRKIPARISKPVAEELPITPLDVNKDAKAFYSVDTLADEQLSFSAIDDNGSEENWSQTLDKINLPHDDDAELLFGLDEEDEDDAEEVDHLVEELPSISLLDKADRAINPIDPEDLERVSRLVEAKLLDFNVQANVVGVHPGPVVTRFELDLAPGIKVSKITGLAKDLARSLSAISVRVVEVIPGKSFIGIELPNKHREIVRLSEVIGDEVFEQSKSSLTMVLGKDIAGKSVVADLAKMPHLLVAGTTGSGKSVGVNVMICSLLYKSTPDDVRFLMIDPKMLELSIYEGIPHLLTEVVTDMKDAANGLRWCVGEMERRYKLMSALGVRNLKGYNAKVKEAIAEGTPLKDPLWRPSDDMRTEQPELEKLPSIVVVIDEFADMMMIVGKKVEELIARIAQKARAAGIHLILATQRPSVDVITGLIKANIPTRIAFQVSSKIDSRTILDQQGAESLLGMGDMLYLPPGSGVPTRVHGAFVDDHEVHAVVADWKRRGKPNYIAEILSGETNEENLLPGESLEGDDDESDVLYDQAVAFVTETRRASVSGVQRKFRIGYNRAARLVEQMERSGIVSGPGNNGNREVMAPPPPRGH; from the coding sequence TTGCAAAATAGAGTTTATTTCCCTTTAAATGGTGTACAACGCTTATTAGAAGTGGGCTTGATCCTATTTTCTGGTTTAGCCTTATTTTTATTACTGGCTTTATTGTCGTTTGACCCTGCCGATCCCAGTTGGTCGCAAACCGGTTATCAAAGTACGGTACATAATTACACCGGGCCTATTGGTGCTTGGATAGCCGACTTGTTGCTATTTAGTTTTGGCTGGATAGCTTATTTAGTGCCCTTTATGGTAGCGGGTGCAGGCTTTTTATTGTTTAAGCGTTTTCATAATTTATTACAGTTAGATTATTTGATTTTAGGCCTGCGCTTAATCGGTATCGTACTGACCTTAGTTTCTGCCACTGCTATAAGTAGCTTGAATTTTAACGATATTTTTTACTTTTCTTCTGGTGGGGTAGTGGGTGATGTGGTCAGCAGTAGTTTGATGCCACATTTAAACTTTATTGGCACTAGTTTATTATTATTGTGTGGTTTTGCCACGGGCTTAACCTTTATGACAGGTATTTCTTGGCTAACCGTTGCTGATGCATTAGGCGCTATGTGCTTTGCTGCTTTTACCCTCGTTATGAGCCTACCGCAACGTTGGCGAGACGGGGGTGAAGACGATTATGATCCTTTTGCTGAAACAGAAGCTGATGCTGAGCCGCGTAAAGTGGCTGCCGCAAACAACCAACCGAGAGTGGCGGCGCAAGTTCCTAGAAAAATACCAGCCCGTATCAGCAAGCCAGTAGCAGAAGAATTACCTATTACACCATTAGATGTAAATAAAGACGCTAAAGCATTTTACAGTGTGGATACTTTGGCCGACGAACAGCTGTCATTTAGTGCTATTGATGATAATGGCAGTGAAGAAAACTGGAGTCAGACCTTAGATAAAATTAATTTACCTCATGACGATGATGCTGAGCTTTTATTTGGTTTAGATGAAGAAGACGAAGATGACGCTGAAGAAGTTGACCATTTAGTTGAAGAATTACCGTCAATATCGTTATTGGATAAAGCCGATAGAGCGATAAACCCTATTGATCCAGAAGATTTAGAGCGGGTTTCACGCTTAGTGGAAGCCAAACTATTAGATTTTAACGTTCAAGCTAATGTGGTGGGTGTGCATCCGGGGCCGGTAGTTACCCGCTTTGAATTAGATTTAGCACCGGGTATAAAAGTCAGTAAAATTACTGGGTTAGCAAAAGATTTAGCGCGTTCGTTATCGGCTATTAGTGTGCGGGTAGTGGAAGTTATCCCGGGTAAATCGTTTATTGGTATAGAGCTACCGAATAAACATAGAGAAATTGTCCGTTTATCCGAAGTTATTGGTGATGAGGTTTTTGAACAGTCTAAATCGTCGTTAACCATGGTGTTAGGTAAAGATATCGCCGGTAAATCGGTAGTAGCCGATTTAGCCAAAATGCCGCATTTATTAGTTGCGGGTACTACCGGCTCTGGTAAGTCGGTCGGCGTTAACGTGATGATTTGTAGTTTATTGTATAAATCGACCCCAGATGACGTTCGGTTTTTAATGATTGACCCTAAAATGCTGGAATTGTCTATTTACGAAGGCATACCGCACTTATTAACCGAAGTCGTCACCGACATGAAGGATGCAGCTAATGGCTTGCGCTGGTGTGTGGGTGAAATGGAGCGGCGTTATAAATTAATGTCAGCGTTAGGTGTGCGTAATTTAAAAGGCTATAACGCTAAAGTTAAAGAAGCTATTGCAGAGGGTACGCCGCTTAAAGATCCGTTATGGCGGCCGTCAGACGATATGCGTACTGAGCAGCCTGAGTTAGAAAAACTGCCGTCTATTGTTGTGGTTATCGACGAATTTGCCGACATGATGATGATCGTCGGTAAAAAAGTTGAAGAGTTAATTGCTCGGATCGCGCAAAAAGCTAGGGCTGCGGGTATTCATTTAATTTTAGCCACTCAGCGTCCGTCAGTAGACGTAATCACGGGCTTAATAAAAGCTAACATTCCCACCCGTATTGCGTTTCAAGTGTCATCGAAAATTGATTCGCGGACAATTCTTGATCAGCAAGGTGCTGAAAGCTTATTGGGTATGGGTGATATGTTGTATTTACCGCCCGGCTCGGGTGTACCAACACGGGTGCATGGTGCTTTTGTTGATGACCATGAAGTGCATGCTGTGGTTGCAGATTGGAAACGCCGTGGTAAGCCAAATTATATTGCGGAAATATTAAGTGGCGAAACCAATGAAGAAAATTTATTACCCGGCGAGTCGTTAGAAGGCGATGACGATGAGTCAGACGTGTTATACGATCAAGCTGTCGCTTTTGTTACAGAAACACGTAGAGCGTCGGTGTCAGGTGTACAGCGTAAGTTTAGAATTGGCTATAACCGTGCTGCACGCTTAGTAGAACAAATGGAGCGCAGTGGCATAGTGAGTGGTCCTGGCAACAATGGTAATCGTGAAGTAATGGCGCCACCCCCGCCAAGAGGACATTAA
- the lolA gene encoding outer membrane lipoprotein chaperone LolA produces MIRLLISTVLLCGISFSSVAAQSAANKTVNVATNSAEQTLQQKLKQIKTFSAQFTQQVYDQQQQVLQQAEGELNLKQPELFRFATTTPEENLFIGDGQSLWFYSAPLEQLTIYDAAAEVNRTPFVLLTSNDPSLWANFTVKQQQQQFTITAKDSSSQVTELTLRFAGDALSEMQVMDINQQLSVFKFIAVQLNVPLADGLFHFTPPEFTEIDDQRSRN; encoded by the coding sequence ATGATACGTTTATTAATTTCTACCGTGCTGTTGTGCGGTATCAGCTTTTCATCGGTTGCAGCTCAAAGCGCGGCCAATAAGACTGTAAATGTTGCAACTAACAGCGCAGAGCAAACGTTACAACAAAAACTTAAGCAGATTAAAACCTTTTCTGCTCAATTTACCCAGCAGGTTTATGATCAGCAGCAACAAGTATTACAACAAGCAGAAGGTGAATTAAATTTAAAACAGCCTGAGCTATTTAGATTTGCCACCACAACGCCAGAAGAAAACTTATTTATCGGTGATGGCCAGTCGTTATGGTTTTACAGTGCACCATTAGAACAGTTAACCATTTATGATGCAGCAGCCGAAGTAAACCGGACACCTTTTGTGTTGTTAACCTCTAATGATCCGTCATTGTGGGCTAATTTTACGGTTAAGCAGCAACAACAACAATTTACTATTACGGCTAAAGATAGCAGCAGCCAAGTAACAGAATTAACCCTTCGCTTTGCCGGAGATGCCTTGTCTGAGATGCAAGTGATGGATATTAACCAACAGCTTAGTGTGTTTAAATTTATTGCCGTGCAACTTAATGTGCCGTTAGCCGATGGTTTGTTTCACTTTACGCCACCTGAGTTCACAGAAATTGATGATCAGCGCAGCCGAAATTAA
- the cspE gene encoding transcription antiterminator/RNA stability regulator CspE encodes MAKVTGVVKWFNADKGFGFITQDNGGADAFVHFRAIQTEGYKTLNEGQRVAFEIEQGQKGPQAANVTVL; translated from the coding sequence ATGGCTAAAGTAACAGGTGTAGTTAAGTGGTTTAACGCTGATAAAGGTTTCGGTTTCATTACTCAGGATAACGGCGGCGCTGACGCATTCGTTCACTTCCGTGCTATCCAGACTGAAGGTTACAAAACCTTAAACGAAGGCCAACGCGTTGCTTTCGAAATCGAACAAGGCCAAAAAGGCCCACAAGCTGCTAACGTTACAGTTCTGTAA
- a CDS encoding EamA family transporter codes for MPYLLAVTVLWAFSFSLIGVYLAGQVDAYFAVLMRVALAALVFLPFLKPQPIALVIKLLALGALQLGCMYLFYYQAFLYLSVPEVLIFTIFTPVYITLLYDLLQKRFQYRFLLAAVIAVAAAAIMRYQALSEDYWLGFVVVQMANLCFAIGQVGYKVLLEKLPKSINQYQLFGWFYIGAVLVVLPAWWLLGSAQYPTTSTQWSILLWLGLVASGGGFFWWNKGATQVSSGLLAVMNNVLIPAGLLVNILLWDQQQNLVTLGLGSALLLLSCLVCKRSGSTVGVANGPTN; via the coding sequence TTGCCATATTTGCTAGCCGTTACCGTATTATGGGCCTTTTCATTTAGTTTGATTGGGGTGTACTTAGCTGGCCAAGTTGATGCCTACTTTGCGGTGTTAATGCGAGTGGCTTTAGCGGCGTTAGTTTTTTTGCCTTTTTTAAAACCTCAGCCAATAGCCTTAGTAATTAAATTATTAGCCCTAGGTGCATTACAACTGGGTTGTATGTACTTATTTTATTACCAAGCGTTTTTATATTTATCGGTGCCTGAAGTGCTGATATTTACTATATTTACGCCGGTGTATATCACCTTGTTATATGACCTATTGCAAAAAAGGTTTCAGTATCGATTTTTGCTGGCGGCCGTTATTGCGGTAGCAGCGGCAGCCATTATGCGTTATCAAGCGTTAAGCGAAGATTATTGGTTAGGCTTTGTTGTCGTGCAAATGGCTAACCTGTGTTTTGCTATCGGCCAAGTCGGCTATAAGGTGTTGTTAGAAAAACTGCCAAAATCCATAAATCAATATCAGTTATTTGGTTGGTTTTATATTGGTGCAGTATTAGTGGTTTTGCCCGCTTGGTGGCTATTAGGCTCGGCGCAATACCCAACCACTAGCACGCAATGGTCAATTTTACTCTGGCTGGGTTTAGTGGCTTCTGGTGGTGGTTTCTTTTGGTGGAATAAAGGCGCAACCCAAGTTAGCAGTGGTCTGCTAGCGGTAATGAATAACGTGCTTATTCCGGCCGGATTATTAGTTAATATTTTACTCTGGGATCAGCAACAAAACTTAGTAACCTTAGGCTTAGGCTCGGCGTTATTATTGCTTTCTTGCTTGGTCTGTAAACGTTCAGGCTCAACTGTAGGAGTGGCCAATGGCCCGACAAATTAG
- a CDS encoding DUF2960 domain-containing protein produces MARQISYTFNKQKKVISFSYDKHRDIYEAVAAAEGINLTQFLAMEQQIAMTAKHSSATKNFRQQEFIRMGFKDIAFVRQEES; encoded by the coding sequence ATGGCCCGACAAATTAGTTATACCTTTAATAAACAAAAAAAAGTCATTAGCTTTAGCTATGATAAACATAGAGATATTTACGAAGCCGTAGCGGCAGCAGAAGGTATTAATTTAACTCAGTTTTTAGCTATGGAACAACAAATTGCTATGACAGCGAAGCACAGCTCTGCCACCAAAAACTTTCGCCAGCAAGAGTTTATTCGCATGGGTTTTAAAGATATAGCCTTTGTACGGCAAGAAGAAAGTTAG
- the crcB gene encoding fluoride efflux transporter CrcB — translation MLTYLAIALGGALGACMRYGTNEIMVNVFGKAFPFGTLLVNILGSFAMGVLYSMFSSGFLAVSPWRALLSIGLLGAFTTFSTFSLDTVLLLQQGDWLKAIANVLLNVLLCLTLAWFGLKLGSMK, via the coding sequence ATGTTAACCTATCTAGCCATTGCCTTAGGTGGCGCTTTAGGCGCATGTATGCGCTACGGCACTAACGAAATAATGGTGAATGTTTTTGGTAAAGCATTCCCTTTTGGTACATTGCTGGTTAATATTCTCGGCTCATTTGCAATGGGCGTGCTGTATAGCATGTTCAGTAGCGGCTTTTTGGCCGTATCACCTTGGCGGGCACTATTAAGTATTGGCTTGCTGGGGGCCTTCACAACGTTTTCGACGTTTTCGCTAGATACCGTGTTGTTATTACAGCAAGGAGACTGGCTGAAGGCTATCGCCAACGTATTACTTAATGTGTTGTTGTGTTTAACGCTCGCCTGGTTTGGCTTAAAACTAGGCTCAATGAAGTAA